One genomic window of Metopolophium dirhodum isolate CAU chromosome 4, ASM1992520v1, whole genome shotgun sequence includes the following:
- the LOC132943147 gene encoding isoleucine--tRNA ligase, cytoplasmic: MVEPAAEYLNFPKEEEKILEFWKETDVFHECLRQSKGKPRFSFYDGPPFATGLPHYGHILAGAIKDVVTRYAHQTGHHVERRFGWDTHGLPVEFEIDKLLEIKGPEDVAKMGIDKYNAECRKIVMRYASDWETIVTRLGRWIDFKNDYKTLYPWFMESVWWVFSELWNKGMVYRGVKVMPFSTACSTPLSNFESGQNYKEVVDPAVIVSFTLENDPSVSLVAWTTTPWTLPSNLALCVNPTLMYVKVKDLDENIFILMEARLDTLFKKKENYTILDKFPGEKLKGLKYKPLFPYFKQCQDTAFIVLTDGYVSAESGTGIVHQAPYFGEDDYRVCLAAGVITRDQDIICPVDESGKFVLPVSDFLGQYVKDADKNIIKYLKEAGRLVSSSSVKHSYPFCWRSETPLIYKAVPSWFVRVQHMSQDLLACNSATYWVPNFVKEKRFGNWLKDARDWAISRNRYWGTPIPLWVSEDGKEVVCISSIEQLHKMTGVLVDDLHRETVDKLTIPSARPGYPPLRRITEVFDCWFESGSMPYAQQHYPFENRKEFSENFPADFIAEGIDQTRGWFYTLLVISTALFNKPPFKNLIANGLVLASDGQKMSKRKKNYPDPMEVVNKFGADALRLYLINSPVVRAENLRFKEDGVKEILKDLFLPWYNAYRFFIQNIRDSSGNMYKPNKNYYSAPSENKMDRWITSWTQSLIAFIRREMAAYRLYTVAPRLVKFIDVLTNWYVRLNRQRLKGECGHAEWQQSLDTLYHVLMTMVCLMAPYTPFICELMYQNLKKIENLKERSVHFHMVPIVQEHLIDKNIEQSVSNMQNIIEMGRVMRDRKTIPVKYPLPDLKIIADDPKIIENIEEFRNYIEKELNVKTITFTKNKSRYVKLRAEPDHKTLGSRLKSDFKRVTAAIRELTNEQLQAWQNEVSAVAEGNDDDKKPFLKVLEHELDATEFRILYDFTGPEAEEMAKKYEAQLDNDILVLLNVTPDQNMMDEGTAREIINRIQKLRKKAHLVPTDTITVYYNISPEGDLSRVAKEFKDFIVNVLKVPFIDGSAVGNVIIEETQTLKGSNLKIVLTKENSDQNLLPVCKFVNVELHGVTPRYGASNSVTVLLENPVGKNVLDVNNLTKEVQNAFGLFGIDIIMKSADGKILDNNLLNNIKDETIIVQKNNDFDTVKVHQTKSPITQFINVKFGSESGTVLLHEGDDKNDLIKLKPKIALIFNLKINQIKLIQENDVIITQLK, translated from the exons ATGGTGGAACCAGCCGCGGAGTACTTGAATTTTCCAAAGGAAGAAGAAAAAATTTTAGAGTTTTGGAAAGAAACCGACGTGTTTCATGAATGTCTTAGACAATCTAAAGGAAAACCCag gttttCCTTTTATGATGGACCACCATTTGCCACTGGACTTCCTCATTATGGTCACATATTAGCTGGTGCAATCAAAGATGTGGTTACTCGGTATGCACATCAAACTGGTCATCATGTTGAACGCCGGTTTGGATGGGATACACATGGTTTGCCAgtg gAATTTGAAATTGATAAGCTTTTAGAAATAAAAGGACCAGAAGATGTTGCTAAAATGggtattgataaatataatgcaGAATGTAGAAAAATTGTTATGCGTTATGCTAGTGATTGGGAGACTATTGTCACTAGATTAGGACGATGGattg attttaaaaatgattataaaacatTGTATCCATGGTTTATGGAAAGTGTATGGTGGGTATTCAGTGAGCTTTGGAATAAAGGTATGGTCTACCGTGGTGTTAAAGTTATGCCATTTTCAACTGCTTGTAGTACGCCTTTATCCAACTTTGAATCTGGTCAGAATTACAAGGAAGTTGTAGATCCTGcag ttaTTGTTAGTTTTACTCTTGAAAATGATCCTTCAGTTTCTCTGGTTGCATGGACGACTACACCTTGGACTTTACCGAGTAATCTAGCATTGTGTGTAAATCCTACATTGATGTATGTGAAAGTAAAAGATttagatgaaaatatatttattctaatgGAAGCTCGATTAGATactttatttaagaaaaaagaaaattatactaTCTTAGACAAATTTCCAGGAGAAAAATTGAAAGGATTAAAATACAAACCTCTGTTTCCCTATTTCAAACAA tgTCAAGATactgcttttattgtattaactgATGGGTATGTATCTGCTGAATCTGGTACTGGTATAGTTCATCAAGCCCCATATTTTGGAGAAGATGATTATAGAGTGTGCTTAGCTGCTGGAGTAATTACTAGAGATCAGGATATAATTTGTCCCGTTGATGAAAGCGGTAAATTTGTACTTCCTGTCAGTGATTTTCTAGGCCAATATgttaaa gatgctgataaaaacattataaaatatctaaaagaaGCAGGAAGGCTTGTAAGTTCTTCTTCAGTTAAACATAGTTATCCATTTTGTTGGCGATCTGAAACTCCACTTATTTATAAAGCTGTACCATCATGGTTTGTACGAGTGCAACATATGAGTCAAGATCTCTTAGCTTGCAATAGTGCTACATATTG ggTACCAAATTTTGTTAAGGAAAAACGCTTTGGAAACTGGTTAAAAGATGCCCGAGATTGGGCAATCAGTCGTAATCGTTACTGGGGTACTCCTATTCCACTTTGGGTATCTGAGGATGGGAAAGAAGTTGTTTGCATAAGTAGTATTGAACAGTTACACAAGATGACAGGAGTTCTTGTAGATGATCTTCACCGAGAAAC agTTGATAAATTGACAATTCCATCAGCTAGACCAGGTTACCCACCATTGCGTCGAATTACTGAAGTATTTGATTGTTGGTTCGAATCGGGTTCTATGCCATATGCACAACAACATTATCCATTTGAAAACAGAAaagaattttctgaaaatttccCAGCAGATTTTATTGCTGAAGGAATAGATCAGACCAGAGGATG GTTTTATACATTATTGGTAATATCAACagcattatttaataaaccacCATTCAAGAATCTCATAGCAAATGGTTTAGTACTTGCTTCTGATGGACAAAAAATGTCCAAACGTAAAAAGAATTACCCAGATCCAATGGAG GTTGTCAACAAATTTGGAGCTGATGCATTGCGTTTATATCTTATTAATTCACCTGTGGTAAGAGCAGAAAACTTGAGATTCAAAGAAGACGGAGTTAAAGAAATATTGAAGGACTTATTTCTACCTTGGTACAATGCCTATCGATTTTTCATACAAAACATTCGAGATTCTTCt GGAAATATGTACAAgccaaataaaaactattattcagCACCTAGTGAAAATAAAATGGATCGGTGGATAACATCTTGGACACAATCATTGATTGCATTCATACGCCGAGAAATGGCAGCATATCGTCTTTATACAGTTGCTCCAAGACTTGTGAAATTCATTGATGTGTTGACTAACTGGTATGTTCGATTAAATCGTCAAAGACTCAAGGGCGAATGTGGTCATGCAGAATGGCAACAATCTTTAGATACGTTGTATCATGTTTTAATGACAATGGTTTGCTTAATGGCCCCATATACACCATTTATATGTGAATTAATGtatcaaaatttaaagaaaatcgaAAATCTTAAGGAACGTAGTGTACATTTCCATATGGTACCTATAGTTCA agaACATttgatagataaaaatattgaacaaagtGTAtctaatatgcaaaatattattgagaTGGGCAGAGTCATGAGAGATCGAAAGACAATACCAGtcaaa tATCCTCTTCCGGATTTAAAAATCATTGCTGATGATCCTAAAATTATTGAGAACATCGAAGAGTTTCGTAATTACATCGAAAAGGAATTAAATGTGAAAACTATAACTTTCACAAAAAACAAGAGTAGATATGTTAAACTTCGAGCAGAACCGGATCATAAAACATTAGGTTCCAGATTGAAGTCCGATTTCAAAAGAGTTACAGCAGCTATTCGA GAATTAACAAATGAACAACTTCAAGCATGGCAAAATGAAGTTTCTGCTGTAGCTGAAGGAAATGATGATGATAAGAAACCATTTCTCAAAGTCCTAGAACATGAATTAGACGCTACtgaatttagaatattatatgactTTACTGGGCCAGAAGCGGAAGAAATGGCTAAAAAATATGAAGCACAATTAGATaatgat attttggttttattaaatgtaactcCAGACCAAAATATGATGGATGAAGGAACTGCTCGTGAAATTATCAATAGAATTCAAAAACTGCGAAAAAAGGCTCATCTAGTGCCTACAGATACAATAAcagtttattataacataagtcCTGAAGGAGATTTATCCAGAGTAGCTAAGGAATTTAAAGATTTCATAGTTAACGTTTTAAAAGTTCCTTTTATTGATGGGTCAGCAGTAGGAAACGTGATAATTGAAGAAACTCAgaca cttaaaggatccaatttaaaaattgttttaacaaaagaaaacaGCGATCAAAATCTATTGCCAGTTtgcaa GTTTGTTAATGTAGAACTTCATGGAGTAACTCCTAGGTATGGGGCTTCAAATTCTGTTACAGTTCTTCTTGAAAATCCTGTTGGTAAAAATGTACTAGATGTTAATAATCTGACCAAAGAG gTACAAAATGCTTTTGGCTTATTTGggattgatattataatgaaatctgCTGAtggaaaaatattagataacaatttacttaataatattaaggatGAAACAATTATAGTTCaaaagaataatgattttgacACTGTTAAGGTTCATCAAACAAAATCACCAATTACACA